One region of Daphnia pulicaria isolate SC F1-1A chromosome 7, SC_F0-13Bv2, whole genome shotgun sequence genomic DNA includes:
- the LOC124348849 gene encoding vacuolar protein sorting-associated protein 11 homolog has product MAFFQWRRFNFFELLKETDSGNLERSFKDVTITSSSSGRGHIILGDNLGLVHLFDRQYQRESFKAYNVNTSHVLQLKQSPFLGTVGEDDPGVNPVIKIWNLEKKDIHGCPVCVHLVRALPGNRPVPVTAFTIDEQMHLMAAGFADGSVVLYRGDLSRERHSKQKFLQPGTSLIAGLSLRTNQKLSYLYVATTTAVLTYTIASKDKEKYAELDRVGCSLGCVAFADSKQGQHFMIARNDAVYCYSVEGRGPCYAFEGEKLDLHWFRGYLVIVSKVVGKGDVDSDKTTVTIFDVNNKFIAFTAPIANAYRVISEWGSLLVLTKDKKVHQLMEKDLHTKLDILFKKNLYDVAIRVAKSQQYDIEGLVEIFKLYGDHLYAKGNHSGAMEQYLKTIGRLEPSYVIKKFLDAQRIHQLTAYLQELHKQGLASEDHTTLLLNCYTKLRDTERLNQFLNTKDQRSEFDVETAIRVCRQAGYFEQALRLSQDREKHEWHLKILLEDLSDYRQALEYIKKLPPDLAKENLLEYGNALVEELPDDTTKLLLELCCNKSSTSEVCDPQEFLLLFINHNEKLVEFLENVLQVYPNSQSSLHFALLEQYLLMWTKNIADPELEKKITLLLQHSSVLSAADRALFLCQTHKFRPGILFIFEKTKLYGEILHFYASENNFENVIATCRRFGQQEPSLWVKALTLSTSNDKVTPGCLAEILASIEKLKLLPALRVIEMLCRSPSATLGLARDYLIRTLQSDQSNISEDERLIHQYRQETEAVREKIKDIKTSALVFQGSKCNVCNQPLELPSVHFLCLHSFHQHCFDSYADNENECPACHTENKRILDIVRAQEQSKDLHEAFHGQLEKADDPFTVLADYFGRGVFNSLPSWESAISGHQGVRSELPSVSWGPQNAGPGSEAKLRKNEGKNTLSSTGFANEGRMRLQESASVRPTRDVTEGRLRNAEVIGAAERVASSAAATTTSEARHRLQEGTTKKNYQTASVEIPRQTVASQSATSVPNYVGTRAVCVPAVSDLSTSLRKPEVNKLPPSKTCANKISVGPENPFKDDNYDETKNPFADEEPTNPFGDDDDDDYNDSLNPFAE; this is encoded by the exons GTTGGT GAAGATGATCCAGGAGTCAATCCAGTAATCAAAATTTggaatttggaaaagaaagatATTCATGGTTGCCCAGTATGTGTTCATCTAGTTCGTGCTCTACCGGGCAATCGACCAGTTCCAGTCACAGCATTCACAATTGATGAACAAATGCATTTGATGGCAGCTGGTTTTGCGGATGGCTCAGTAGTCCTCTACAgag GAGACTTAAGTCGTGAACGTCACAGCAAACAGAAATTTCTTCAGCCTGGAACAAGTCTTATAGCTGGACTTTCATTGCGAACTAATCAGAAGTTATCGTACTTGTACGTTGCAACGACAACAGCTGTCCTAACCTACACCATCGCTTCCAAGGACAAGGAGAAGTATGCAGAACTCGATCGTGTGGGCTGTTCCCTAGGATGTGTTGCTTTTGCTGACTCAAAACAAGGGCAACATTTCATGATTGCTCGAAACGAT GCTGTTTACTGTTATTCAGTGGAAGGAAGAGGGCCCTGTTATGCATTTGAAGGAGAGAAACTTGACCTGCATTGGTTTCGTGGCTATTTGGTCATCGTATCTAAAGTTGTTGGAAAAGGGGATGTAGACAGCGACAAGACAACTGTTACCATCTTTGACGTCAACAACAAGTTTATTGCATTTACAGCACCTATTGCTAATGCTTATCGAGTCATTTCAGAATGGGGATCACTTCTTGTTCTTACCAAGGATAAAAAGGTTCATCAGTTAATGGAAAAAGACTTGCACACCAAGCTAGACATTCTGTTCAAAAAGAATCTTTATGATGTTGCCATCAG AGTTGCCAAGAGCCAACAATATGATATTGAAGGCCTTGTGGAGATCTTTAAATTATATGGTGATCACTTGTACGCCAAGGGGAATCACTCCGGAGCAATGGAACAGTATTTGAAAACGATAGGTCGCTTGGAACCATCGTACGTCATTAAAAAATTCCTGGACGCTCAGCGCATTCATCAGTTAACAGCCTACCTTCAAGAATTACATAAACAAGGCCTCGCTAGTGAAGATCACACGACGCTACTTTTAAATTGCTACACCAAGCTGCGGGATACGGAACGATTAAACCAGTTCTTGAAT ACTAAAGATCAACGAAGTGAATTCGACGTCGAAACTGCTATTCGGGTCTGTCGACAGGCTGGTTATTTCGAGCAGGCATTGCGTCTTTCCCAAGACCGAGAAAAGCACGAGTGGCATCTTAAAATACTTTTAGAAGACCTGTCTGATTACCGACAAGCGctggaatacataaaaaaattaccaccaGATTTA GCCAAAGAAAATTTGCTAGAGTATGGCAATGCACTTGTCGAAGAGCTCCCCGATGACACTACAAAACTATTACTGGAGTTGTGTTGCAATAAGAGCAGCACCAGCGAA GTCTGTGACCCCCAAGAATTTTTATTGCTTTTCATCAATCACAACGAAAAATTGGTTGAATTTCTGGAAAACGTACTGCAG GTTTATCCCAATTCACAAAGTTCTCTTCATTTTGCACTCCTCGAACAATACCTTCTGATGTGGACTAAGAATATTGCCGATCCGGAATTGGAGAAAAAGATCACACTTCTACTGCAGCATTCTTCTGTTTTGAGTGCGGCAGATCGAGCTCTCTTCCTTTGCCAAACTCACAAGTTCCGACCAGGGAttcttttcatatttgaaaaaactaaACTCTATGGAGAAATTCTCCATTTCTACGCAAGCGAAAATAACTTTGAAAATGTTATTGCAACCTGTAGAAG ATTTGGTCAGCAAGAGCCATCATTATGGGTAAAAGCATTGACATTATCAACTTCAAACGACAAAGTCACACCTGGTTGCTTGGCAGAAATTTTGGCATCTATAG AGAAACTTAAACTTCTACCTGCCCTCAGGGTGATTGAAATGCTTTGTCGCTCCCCTAGCGCTACTTTGGGTCTCGCCCGAGATTACTTGATTCGTACTCTGCAATCGGATCAGTCGAACATTAGTGAAGATGAGAGGCTCATTCACCAGTATCGCCAAGAAACTGAAGCTGTGCGTGAAAAAATTAAGGACATAAAAACAAG CGCTCTAGTGTTTCAAGGTTCTAAATGTAACGTTTGCAATCAGCCATTGGAACTACCTTCGGTGCATTTCCTTTGTTTGCACTCATTTCATCAGca TTGCTTCGATAGTTATGCAGACAACGAAAACGAATGCCCAGCATGTCacacagaaaataaaaggattTTGGATATCGTTCGGGCGCAG GAACAAAGCAAAGATCTTCACGAAGCCTTTCATGGACAATTGGAAAAAGCAGATGACCCTTTCACCGTACTTGCCGATTACTTTGGTCGTGGGGTGTTCAATAGTTTGCCATCCTGGGAGTCAGCCATTTCCGGTCACCAAGGAGTTCGCAGTGAATTGCCATCCGTGTCCTGGGGTCCTCAGAATGCTGGTCCCGGTTCTGAAGCAAAGCTGCGTAAGAATGAAGGAAAGAACACTTTAAGTTCTACAG GATTCGCAAATGAAGGTCGTATGAGATTGCAGGAAAGTGCGTCGGTTCGGCCTACTAGAGATGTGACTGAAGGTCGATTGCGAAATGCTGAAGTCATTGGAGCAGCGGAACGAGTTGCATCGAGCGCAGCGGCAACCACAACCTCCGAAGCAAGACACCGACTTCAGGAAGGAAccacaaagaaaaattatcaaactgCGTCCGTTGAAATTCCCCGTCAAACGGTGGCTTCGCAGTCAGCCACGAGTGTACCAAACTATGTAGGAACGAGAGCAGTTTGTGTTCCTGCAGTATCTGACCTCAGTACGTCACTCAGAAAACCGGAGGTTAACAAATTACCTCCAAGTAAAACTTGCGCGAATAAAATTTCAGTTGGACCGGAAAATCCGTTTAAGGATGATAATTatgacgaaacaaaaaatcctTTTGCGGATGAGGAACCTACCAATCCTTTcggtgacgacgacgacgatgattaTAATGACAGTCTAAATCCTTTTGCTGAATGA